CTGTTCTCGCCCTCGGTCAAGGACCAGTTCATCGAGGCCTTCCCGAACGTCATGCTCTCGGATTCGATCGGGTCCTCCGAGACCGGCTTCTCCGGCATCGCGCTCGCGGAGAAGGGCAAGACCCACACCGGTGGACCCCGCGTGAAGATCGACGGTGAGACCACGGTCCTCGACCCCGACGGCAACGAGGTCCAGCCCGGGTCCGATGTCATCGGCAAGGTCGCGCGCACCGGGCATATCCCGGTGGGGTACTACAAGGACGAGGTCAAGACCGCGGCCACGTTCAAGACATTCGGCGGAAAGCGCTACTCGATCCCCGGCGACGACGCCCGGGTCGAGTCCGACGGCACCGTTACGATGCTCGGTCGCGGATCGGTCTCCATCAACACCGGAGGCGAGAAGGTCCACCCGGAGGAGGTCGAGGCCGCCCTCAAGACGCACCCCGACGTGTACGACGCCCTCGTGATCGGCGTTCCCGACGAGCGGATGGGTCACAAGGTCGCCGCCGTGCTCCACACTCGCGACGGCCAGTGCCCGCCGATCGACGAGCTGAACGACCACGCGCGGCGAGAGATCGCCCGCTACAAGTGCCCGCGAGCGCTGTGGGTCGAGAAGTCGGTCAAGCGCAATCCCGCGGGTAAACCCGACTACCGGTGGGCCGCGGAGATCGCCGCGTCCCGCCCCGCAGACGACAGCCAGGAGATCAGCAAGTGAGCATCCGTACCCCCCTCGCGGAGGAATTCGGGATCGAGTACCCGGTCTTCGCCTTCACCCCGTCCAAGGCGGTCGCCGCAGCGGTGACGCGCGCCGGCGGTATGGGCGTCCTCGGGTGCGTCCGCTACAACGACGCGGCCGAGCTCGACGAGGTCCTGACCTGGATGGACGAGAACACGGACGGGAAGCCGTACGGCGTGGACATCGTCATGCCCAACAAGGTGCCCACCGAGGGCAGCACCACCGACATCGCCGCGATGATCCCCGAGGAGCACAAGGCGTTCGTCTCCCGGGTCCTCGACGACCTCGGGGTGCCGCCCCTCGGTGACGACGCCGAGCACAACGCCGGTGTCCTGGGGTGGCTCCACTCGGTCGCCGAGGCGCACGTCGAGATGTCGCTCAAGCACCGCCCGGTGCTCATCGCCAACGCGCTCGGCTCCCCGCCCAAGCACATCGTGGACCTCGCGCACGCCAACGGGATCAAGGTCGCGGCGCTCGCCGGTGCGAAGAAGCACGCGCTCGCGCACGTGGACAACGGCGTCGACATCGTGATCGCCCAGGGCGGGGAGGCCGGCGGCCACACCGGCGAGGTCGCGACCCTCGTTCTGGTGCCGGAGATCGTCGCCGCGCTCGACGGGCGCGCGCCCGTGCTGGCCGCCGGCGGGATCGGGAGCGGCTCGCAGGTCGCGGCCGCGATCGGCATGGGTGCCGAGGGGGCGTGGATGGGCTCCCGGTGGCTCACCGCCGCGGAGTACGGCGATGACGGCGGCTCCAAGGCGATGCAGGAGGCGCTCGTCGCGGCCACCAGTGCCGACACCGTCCGCACCCGCATCTACTCGGGCAAGCCCGCGCGCCTGCTCAAGAGCAAGTGGACCGAGGCGTGGGCGGCCGAGGGTGCGCCGAGTCCGTTGCCGATG
This Dietzia psychralcaliphila DNA region includes the following protein-coding sequences:
- a CDS encoding NAD(P)H-dependent flavin oxidoreductase, yielding MRTPLAEEFGIEYPVFAFTPSKAVAAAVTRAGGMGVLGCVRYNDAAELDEVLTWMDENTDGKPYGVDIVMPNKVPTEGSTTDIAAMIPEEHKAFVSRVLDDLGVPPLGDDAEHNAGVLGWLHSVAEAHVEMSLKHRPVLIANALGSPPKHIVDLAHANGIKVAALAGAKKHALAHVDNGVDIVIAQGGEAGGHTGEVATLVLVPEIVAALDGRAPVLAAGGIGSGSQVAAAIGMGAEGAWMGSRWLTAAEYGDDGGSKAMQEALVAATSADTVRTRIYSGKPARLLKSKWTEAWAAEGAPSPLPMPLQNILVAEAHQRISEAQDPEVVAMPAGQIIGSLEGVVPVAETMDQIAREYEAAVERLRGTLG